One genomic segment of Aliarcobacter cibarius includes these proteins:
- a CDS encoding Rab family GTPase — protein sequence MFSYKIVLVGDFGTGKTSLIRRFVNNSFSEDYKSSIGVTISKKILKTDIDNKIYETTIMIWDIEGRTEFKPIFSHHLNGSKAFIIVADITRIESINSITEHIEVCQKIAVNSPIFIAFNKSDMEHDDIDIYKYKNLSSNIIDIFKTSAKDNISVNEIFEVLNSQVIKSSLQ from the coding sequence ATGTTTAGTTATAAAATAGTATTAGTAGGTGATTTTGGTACTGGTAAAACAAGTCTTATTAGAAGATTTGTAAATAATAGTTTTAGTGAAGATTATAAAAGTAGTATAGGGGTAACTATCTCTAAAAAAATATTAAAAACAGATATAGATAATAAAATATATGAAACAACAATTATGATTTGGGATATAGAGGGAAGAACAGAATTTAAACCTATATTTAGTCATCATCTAAATGGTTCAAAGGCATTTATTATTGTTGCTGATATAACAAGAATTGAAAGTATTAATTCAATAACTGAACATATAGAAGTATGTCAAAAAATAGCTGTAAATTCACCAATATTTATAGCTTTTAACAAAAGTGATATGGAGCACGATGATATAGATATTTATAAGTATAAAAATTTATCTTCAAATATAATTGATATTTTTAAGACTTCTGCAAAAGATAATATCTCAGTTAATGAGATTTTTGAAGTTTTAAACTCTCAAGTAATAAAAAGTAGCTTACAATGA